In Paramormyrops kingsleyae isolate MSU_618 chromosome 5, PKINGS_0.4, whole genome shotgun sequence, one DNA window encodes the following:
- the cdr2b gene encoding cerebellar degeneration-related protein 2, which produces MLTDMIVEEEFEIKEEEPWYDQQDLERDLHLAAELGKTLLDRNRELEEGMQQLYTTNQEQLQEIEYLSKQVDLLRQMNEQHAKLYEQLDVTARDLEKGNQHLVLDNRLAQQKIESLTETIDGLQTQAEQLQTQVEELRGAPSGCLDQQRRALGTQSVSCLEELYSLHRYSSCDQAHVEGTLLAKDENATLKRSMQTLQTQLGAEQRQRAEVEREAELLAQEVGELERRLAELEGGQARLRELEAEVQELRELWRADGGGRGERLLPDSVFFELGEEPSPVEEDELKGASQGGRRALTRHASESFLKGGAGEEFRLGHERMCIRRAEVVKERGISLLNEVDAQYSALQLKYDELLRHCKQGSEQWSHKAVQTPAGRPGSHGRPSGEEPSSQASVPEADGRQPEYKALFQELFSCIQKTKEDLSENKAKLSEAQ; this is translated from the exons ATGCTGACCGACATGATTGTGGAGGAAGAGTTTGAAATTAAAGAGGAAGAACCCTGGTATGATCAGCAGGACCTTGAACGGG ACCTGCATCTGGCTGCTGAACTGGGGAAGACGCTGCTGGACAGGAAccgggagctggaggaggggaTGCAACAGCTGTACACCACCAACCAGGAGCAGCTGCAGGAGATTGAG TACCTCTCCAAGCAGGTGGACCTTCTGAGGCAGATGAACGAGCAGCACGCCAAGCTGTACGAGCAGCTGGACGTCACCGCGCGCGATCTGGAGAAAGGCAACCAGCACCTGGTCCTGGACAACCGCTTGGCCCAGCAGAAGATCGAGAG CCTGACGGAGACGATCGACGGACTGCAGACGCAGGCGGAGCAGCTGCAGACGCAGGTGGAGGAGCTGAGGGGTGCGCCATCGGGGTGCCTAGACCAGCAGCGGCGAGCCCTGGGCACGCAGAGCGTCTCCTGTCTCGAGGAGCTGTACAGCCTGCACAG GTACTCGTCGTGTGATCAGGCACATGTGGAGGGCACCCTGCTGGCCAAGGATGAGAATGCGACCTTGAAGCGCTCCATGCAGACCCTGCAGACCCAGCTGGGGGCGGAGCAGAGACAGCGCGCAGAGGTGGAGCGGGAGGCGGAACTCCTGGCCCAGGAGGTGGGCGAGCTGGAGCGCCGGCTGGCAGAGCTGGAGGGCGGCCAGGCGCGGCTGCGGGAGCTGGAGGCTGAGGTGCAGGAGCTGCGGGAGCTGTGGAGGGCCGACGGCGGCGGCAGAGGAGAGAGGCTGCTGCCCGACTCTGTGTTCTTTGAGCTAGGGGAGGAGCCGAGCCCTGTGGAGGAGGATGAGCTGAAGGGGGCCTCGCAGGGGGGCCGGCGCGCGCTGACCCGCCATGCCAGCGAGAGCTTCCTGAAGGGCGGCGCCGGCGAGGAGTTCCGGCTCGGGCACGAGCGCATGTGCATCCGCCGCGCAGAGGTGGTGAAGGAGCGTGGCATCTCCCTGCTTAACGAGGTGGACGCCCAGTACAGCGCCCTCCAGCTGAAGTACGATGAACTGCTGCGGCACTGCAAGCAGGGCTCGGAGCAGTGGAGTCACAAGGCGGTGCAGACCCCGGCGGGCAGGCCGGGCAGCCATGGTCGGCCGTCGGGCGAGGAGCCCTCCTCTCAAGCCAGCGTCCCCGAGGCCGATGGCCGGCAGCCCGAATACAAGGCCCTCTTTCAGGAGCTCTTCAGCTGTATCCAGAAGACCAAAGAGGACCTGAGTGAGAACAAGGCCAAGCTGAGTGAAGCACAGTGA
- the polr3e gene encoding DNA-directed RNA polymerase III subunit RPC5 translates to MASGEDDDPIIQEVDVYLAKSLAGMLYLFQYPVRPATMTYDDTPHLSAKIKPKQQKVELEMTIDTMSPNYCRSKGEQIALNVDGTTSEDSNTYSMKMMDKQTFSSIQATTNTSRYAAAVFRKGELHLTPLQGILQMRPSFSYVDKADTKHREREAANEGGDSSQDEAEEDVKQITVRFSRPESEQARQRRIQSYEFLQKKQAEEPWVHLHYYGIKDGRSEHERQYLFCQSMGMSENTELVKTRSEYLSMLMPPVTEEKIVKPVGPSNVLSMAQLRTLPLGDQVKTLMKNVKVMPFANLMGLLSQGTDSTAVLRCIQQVAMLVQGNWVVKSDVLYPKDSCSPHSGVPAEVLCRGRDYVMWRFTQERSVMRKEVAAIIKLPPEDVKDFLEQMSVARVNRGWEFILPTDTEFVKKHPDVAQRQYMLWLGIQTKLEKVFNLSKEDMMIKKVDPPTAVHVTGDQRIKAARDRARENQASLQKEHSQRKRGAAGTSLRVKEEPVSDGEEPMDTSLPNGSLNGHPDDDDGPPADTLNGHSLHTPSQELQDFVEATFRKHFVLTLSEVKRLFNLHLASLPPGHSLFGGISDRLLQDAILLCRCRQILVPFPSQSSAAADEQKVFAVWETGETFDKYRQVLFEIFMKNYRVRRTLVQTRLTQELGNGVTKADIDRLLKECCVSYGSMWYLKGTVHS, encoded by the exons ATGGCCAGTGGGGAAGATGATGACCCAATTATACAAGAG GTTGATGTCTATCTTGCCAAAAGTCTTGCAGGCATGCTCTACCTTTTCCAG TATCCAGTGCGTCCCGCTACTATGACCTACGATGACACGCCACACTTGTCTGCCAAGATCAAGCCAAAGCAGCAGAAG GTGGAGCTGGAGATGACGATCGACACCATGAGTCCAAATTACTGCCGCAGCAAAGGGGAGCAGATAGCCCTCAACGTGGACGGCACTACCTCCGAGGACTCCAACACCTACTCCAT GAAGATGATGGACAAGCAGACCTTCTCCTCCATCCAGGCCACTACCAACACCTCACGTTACGCTGCAGCCGTCTTTCGTAAAG GGGAGCTCCACCTCACCCCCTTGCAGGGGATCCTGCAGATGCGGCCCAGCTTCTCCTATGTGGACAAAGCAGACACCAAGCACCGTGAGAGGGAGGCTGCCAATGAag GTGGGGATTCCTCCCAGGATGAGGCTGAGGAAGACGTCAAGCAGATCACG GTGCGGTTCTCGCGGCCGGAGTCGGAGCAAGCGCGCCAGCGGCGCATCCAGTCGTACGAGTTTCTGCAGAAGAAGCAGGCAGAGGAACCGTGGGTTCATCTGCACTACTACGGTATCAAG GATGGGCGCTCGGAGCACGAGAGGCAGTACCTGTTCTGCCAGTCGATGGGCATGTCCGAGAACACGGAGCTGGTGAAGACTCGCAG CGAGTACCTGTCTATGCTGATGCCCCCTGTCACAGAGGAGAAGAT CGTAAAGCCGGTGGGGCCCAGTAACGTGCTGTCCATGGCCCAGCTGAGGACCCTGCCCCTCGGCGATCAAGTGAAAACTCTGATGAAGAACG TGAAGGTGATGCCGTTCGCCAACCTGATGGGCTTGTTGAGCCAGGGCACGGACTCAACGGCAGTACTGCGGTGCATCCAGCAGGTGGCGATGCTCGTGCAAGGCAACTGGGTCGTCAAGAG CGACGTACTCTACCCCAAAGACAGCTGCAGTCCGCACAGCGGCGTTCCCGCGGAGGTGCTCTGCCGCGGGAGGGACTACGTG ATGTGGAGATTTACCCAAGAGCGCTCAGTAATGCGGAAAGAGGTTGCAGCCATCATCAAG CTTCCTCCAGAAGATGTGAAGGACTTTCTGGAACAGATGTCTGTTGCTCGGGTGAACCGTGGCTGGGAATTCATTCTCCCGACCGACACGGAGTTTGTGAAGAAGCACCCAGACGTGGCTCAGAGGCAGTACATGCTGTGGCTCGGCATCCAGACCAA GTTGGAAAAGGTGTTCAATCTCTCAAAGGAAGATATGATGATAAAAAAGGTTGATCCTCCAACAG CGGTGCATGTGACTGGGGATCAGCGGATCAAGGCTGCCCGCGATCGTGCCCGAGAGAACCAGGCCTCGCTGCAGAAGGAGCACTCGCAGCGGAAGCGGGGGGCCGCGGGCACCAGCCTGCGGGTCAAGGAGGAACCTGTGAGCGACGGCGAGGAACCCATGGACACCTCCTTGCCCAACGGCTCACTTAACGGGCACCCGGATGACGATGACGGGCCTCCCGCGGACACCCTCAACGGGCATAGTTTGCACACGCCTAGCCAAGAGCTGCAGGACTTCGTGGAAGCCACCTTCCGGAAGCACTTTGTGCTGACGCTGAGCGAGGTGAAGAGGCTCTTCAACCTGCACCTGGCCAGTCTGCCCCCCGGGCACAGCCTGTTCGGGGGCATCTCGGACCGGCTGCTGCAGGACGCCATCCTCCTCTGCCGCTGCCGTCAGATCCTGGTGCCT TTTCCTTCGCAGAGCTCAGCCGCAGCAGACGAGCAGAAGGTTTTTGCTGTATGGGAAACGGGAGAGACCTTCGATAAG TATCGACAGGTCCTGTTCGAGATCTTCATGAAAAACTACCGTGTCAGGAGGACCCTGGTGCAGACGCGGCTGACGCAGGAGCTGGGCAACGGAGTCACGAAGGCTGACATCGACAGGCTTCTCAAG GAATGCTGCGTCAGTTACGGAAGCATGTGGTACCTGAAAGGCACTGTGCATTCCTGA